Proteins encoded together in one Cicer arietinum cultivar CDC Frontier isolate Library 1 chromosome 4, Cicar.CDCFrontier_v2.0, whole genome shotgun sequence window:
- the LOC101513475 gene encoding folate-biopterin transporter 1, chloroplastic isoform X2 → MTCVYILSLIPLLPSKFPNFYTSNIRPTIVARSPQYRRITNRNSPGIEMSGTVPRSASAFRLNTDDSDSFLGSRTGAGKGDTLTTETDLEASSTSKTALRKNRYGTLFGVDLSPDTVAVAMVYFVQGVLGLARLAVSFYLKDDLHLDPAEAAVISGVSAFPWLVKPLYGFISDSIPLFGYRRRSYLVLSGLLGALSWSLMATSVDSKYSAAICILLGSLSVAFSDVVVDSMVVERARGESQSTSGSLQSLCWGSSAFGGIVSSYFSGSLLEAYGVRFVFGVTALLPLMTSAVAVLVKEQPMPGTARGQKNSFARPEFLESSKESIIQLWVSVRQPSIFLPTLFIFLWQATPHSDSAMFYFNTNSLGFTPEFLGRVKLVTSIASLLGVGLYNGFLKNVPLRKIFLATTILGSALGMTQVFLVTGLNRKFGISDEWFAIGDSLILTVLSQASFMPVLVLAARLCPEGMEATLFATLMSISNGGSVLGGLIGAGLTQVFGITKDRFDNLAVLIILCNLSSLLPLPLLGLLPGDNPDVNLKEDSEIEMKSN, encoded by the exons atgacttGTGTTTATATTTTGTCTTTAATACCGTTATTACCCTCCAAATTTCCCAATTTCTACACCTCCAACATACGCCCCACGATTGTCGCTCGTTCACCGCAATACCGCCGGATAACTAATCGGAATTCGCCGGGAATTGAAATGTCCGGCACCGTTCCGAGGTCGGCATCCGCTTTCCGACTTAACACCGATGATAGCGACTCATTCTTGGGTTCTCGAACCG GTGCAGGAAAAGGCGATACACTAACAACTGAGACAGATCTAGAAGCTTCCTCCACTAGTAAAACTGCTCTTCGAAAGAACAGATATGGTACATTGTTTGGGGTTGATTTATCCCCTGATACTGTTGCTGTTGCGATGGTATACTTTGTTCAAGGTGTTTTAGGACTTGCAAGGTTGGCTGTCAGCTTTTATTTAAAGGATGATTTGCATCTGGATCCTGCTGAG GCAGCTGTGATTTCTGGTGTTTCTGCATTTCCATGGCTTGTCAAACCTCTCTATGGTTTTATTAG CGATTCTATCCCTCTTTTTGGTTATCGGAGAAGGTCATACCTAGTTTTATCAGGGCTGCTTGGTGCACTCTCATGGAGTCTGATGGCTACTTCTGTTGACAGCAAATATAGTGCTGCTATTTGCATACTTCTTGGATCTCTTTCTGTTGCTTTCTCGGATGTT GTTGTAGATTCAATGGTTGTGGAGAGGGCACGTGGTGAGTCACAAAGCACTTCTGGATCTCTTCAATCTTTATGTTGGGGCTCTTCTGCTTTTGGTGGAATTGTGAGCTCCTACTTCAGTGGGTCTTTGCTGGAGGCATATGGAGTAAG GTTTGTTTTTGGTGTCACAGCATTGCTTCCACTGATGACATCTGCTGTTGCTGTTCTTGTAAAAGAACAACCTATGCCTGGTACAGCAAGAGGGCAAAAAAATTCATTTGCCAGGCCCGAGTTTTTGGAAAGTTCAAAAGAGAGCATTATTCAGCTGTGGGTTTCTGTACGACAGCCCAGTATTTTTCTTCCaactttgtttattttcttgtGGCAAGCAACTCCGCACTCTGACTCTGCTATGTTCTACTTTAA CACAAATTCTCTTGGTTTTACCCCTGAGTTTTTAGGACGTGTCAAGCTCGTTACCTCCATTGCGTCTCTGCTTGGTGTTGGACTTTATAACGGATTTCTGAAGAATGTTCCTTTGCGGAAAATATTTCTTGCGACTACCATTTTAGGTTCTGCTCTTGGAATGACTCAG GTTTTCCTGGTTACCGGACTAAACCGGAAGTTTGGAATAAGCGATGAGTGGTTTGCAATTGGTGATTCATTAATTCTCACTGTTTTGAGTCAG GCTTCTTTCATGCCCGTTCTTGTGCTAGCAGCAAGATTATGTCCTGAGGGGATGGAGGCAACTCTTTTTGCAACTCTCATGTCTATATCTAATGGAGGGAGTGTTCTTGGGGGATTGATAGGTGCAGGCCTGACTCAAGTATTTGGAATTACCAAGGACAGATTTGATAACTTGGCAGTTTTGATAATCCTCTGCAATCTTAGCTCATTATTGCCTCTGCCACTTCTTGGCCTTCTCCCTGGTGACAATCCTGATGTGAATCTGAAGGAAGATTCTGAAATTGAGATGAAATCTAATTAA
- the LOC101512717 gene encoding FCS-Like Zinc finger 8-like isoform X1, with the protein MEDSGSSTCCGEKYKKITSSSFFNSPKLFTQKGFHETETMMMSPTSILDSKNFSGLKNPFWSETNSPRTPNCGEHKRCWDKLDSKPVGLGLVDVLVDEKNGEVNSKLENRTVLFGSQLKIQIPPFSPTTIFSSSSESESTFSRGEFSIKTGNSQLGSSYGSLSHSPMGKSSSGCENPVLEVETFNNTHGVFKGCLSASEMELSEDYTRVISHGPNPRTTHIFDNCIIESSCFEFDVGYSASAKESEYCFPCESFLSICFHCKKNLEQGKDIYMYRGEMAFCSHECRNQGMLFEEGMLKIGS; encoded by the exons ATGGAAGATTCTGGTTCATCAACATGTTGTGGAGAAAAGTACAAAAAAATCACTTCTTCATCTTTCTTCAATTCACCAAAGTTATTCACACAAAAAGGTTTTCATGAAACAGAAACCATGATGATGAGTCCTACTTCAATACTCGACAGTAAGAACTTTTCTGGTTTAAAGAACCCTTTTTGGTCTGAAACAAACAGTCCCAGAACACCAAACTGTGGTGAACACAAACGTTGTTGGGATAAATTGGATTCAAAACCGGTTGGTCTTGGTCTTGTTGATGTTCTTGTAGACGAAAAAAATGGTGAAGTTAATTCAAAACTAGAAAACAGAACTGTTCTGTTTGGATCTCAGTTGAAGATTCAGATTCCACCTTTTTCaccaacaacaatattttcttcttcatctgaaTCAGAATCAACTTTTTCAAGAGGTGAATTCAGCATCAAGACGGGAAATTCTCAATTGGGTTCTTCTTATGGAAGCTTATCACACTCTCCTATGGGAAAATCTTCATCTGGGTGTGAAAATCCAGTTCTTGAAGTTGAAACCTTTAATAATACTCATGGAGTATTCAAAGGGTGTCTTTCTGCAAGTGAAATGGAGCTTTCAGAAGATTATACACGTGTGATTTCACACGGGCCAAATCCAAGAACAACTCATATATTTGATAACTGCATAATTGAGAGTAGttgttttgaatttgatgttggATACTCTGCTTCTGCTAAAGAGAGTGAATATTGTTTTCCATGTGAAAGCTTTCTGAGTATATGTTTTCACTGTAAGAAGAATCTTGAGCAGGGTAAAGACATTTACATGTACAG GGGTGAGATGGCATTTTGCAGTCATGAATGCCGTAACCAAGGGATGCTGTTTGAAGAGGGGATGCTCAAAATTGGAAGCTAA
- the LOC101512190 gene encoding non-specific lipid transfer protein GPI-anchored 5-like isoform X1, with product MEVGLSLVILSLFCAGAVAQSGCTNVLENLSPCLNYITGSATNPSSGCCTQFSGVVKSSPQCLCQILNGGASSLGINVNRTQALALPTACKVQTPPSTQCNAADSPAGSSNSNPSGTENSIKLSIPLLFVVFAATYASTFRTY from the exons atggaagTGGGTCTTAGTTTGGTTATATTGTCCTTGTTTTGTGCAGGAGCTGTGGCACAATCAGGTTGTACAAATGTGTTAGAGAACCTATCACCGTGCCTCAATTACATAACGGGGAGCGCAACAAACCCATCTTCAGGGTGCTGCACACAATTTTCAGGTGTTGTGAAATCATCACCACAATGTCTCTGTCAGATTCTTAATGGAGGAGCATCATCACTTGGTATCAATGTTAACCGTACCCAAGCTCTTGCCTTACCTACTGCTTGCAAAGTACAAACCCCACCCTCCACTCAGTGCAATG CAGCCGATTCACCAGCGGGATCTTCTAATTCTAATCCATCAG GAACCGAAAATTCCATCAAGCTATCAATTCCTCTACTCTTCGTTGTTTTTGCTGCAACATATGCTTCGACTTTCAGGACATActga
- the LOC101511543 gene encoding non-specific lipid transfer protein GPI-anchored 20-like: MANSVTLCHIAIVFAINIVMAGPSYAQISTPCNASTLSTLFTPCMSFLTNSSANGTSPTTECCSALKSLTSGGMDCLCLIVTASVPFKIPINRTLAISLPRACKMPGVPVQCKASGSPLPAPGPVALGPSPSPVSAPSALSGLTPTPSPQASSDLPSPTSSPLAPQQSGTNVPLLTPPSPSVDSGTPSTSTTGSGHSSLTPSSAVTSYTVSPSVLLVSLGFVVLKYF; the protein is encoded by the exons ATGGCAAATTCTGTGACTCTCTGCCACATAGCTATAGTTTTTGCCATCAATATTGTCATGGCTGGACCATCCTATGCACAAATCAGCACCCCATGTAATGCCTCAACATTAAGTACTCTATTCACACCTTGTATGAGTTTCCTTACAAATAGTAGTGCGAATGGTACCTCCCCAACCACTGAATGCTGCTCTGCTCTCAAGTCACTCACAAGTGGTGGCATGGACTGTTTGTGTCTCATTGTTACTGCCAGCGTTCCTTTCAAAATTCCAATCAATAGAACCTTGGCTATCTCTCTTCCTCGTGCCTGCAAAATGCCTGGTGTTCCAGTTCAATgcaaag CCTCAGGTTCACCACTTCCTGCTCCTG GACCAGTGGCTCTAGGACCATCTCCTTCCCCTGTATCAGCTCCTTCTGCTCTCTCAGGACTTACTCCAACTCCTAGTCCTCAAG CATCTTCTGACCTCCCTTCACCAACTTCATCTCCTCTTGCACCACAACAATCTGGCACAAACGTTCCTCTTTTGACTCCACCATCTCCATCTGTTGATTCTGGTACCCCATCCACATCTACAACGGGAAGTGGCCACTCTTCTCTGACTCCATCCTCTGCCGTGACATCTTACACTGTCTCACCTTCTGTTTTATTGGTATCACTAGGATTTGTTGTTCTCAAATACTTCTAG
- the LOC101512190 gene encoding non-specific lipid transfer protein GPI-anchored 5-like isoform X2, with amino-acid sequence MEVGLSLVILSLFCAGAVAQSGCTNVLENLSPCLNYITGSATNPSSGCCTQFSGVVKSSPQCLCQILNGGASSLGINVNRTQALALPTACKVQTPPSTQCNADSPAGSSNSNPSGTENSIKLSIPLLFVVFAATYASTFRTY; translated from the exons atggaagTGGGTCTTAGTTTGGTTATATTGTCCTTGTTTTGTGCAGGAGCTGTGGCACAATCAGGTTGTACAAATGTGTTAGAGAACCTATCACCGTGCCTCAATTACATAACGGGGAGCGCAACAAACCCATCTTCAGGGTGCTGCACACAATTTTCAGGTGTTGTGAAATCATCACCACAATGTCTCTGTCAGATTCTTAATGGAGGAGCATCATCACTTGGTATCAATGTTAACCGTACCCAAGCTCTTGCCTTACCTACTGCTTGCAAAGTACAAACCCCACCCTCCACTCAGTGCAATG CCGATTCACCAGCGGGATCTTCTAATTCTAATCCATCAG GAACCGAAAATTCCATCAAGCTATCAATTCCTCTACTCTTCGTTGTTTTTGCTGCAACATATGCTTCGACTTTCAGGACATActga
- the LOC140919959 gene encoding uncharacterized protein, which translates to MKQEGYMTLTKSPFAGEAGPEIMWVESAHWKLKLMLENSMSDLCKCWEAMNNMIRLQHKRIRASFQKSFYDEEHEHRNPFYQRLNTFVSTEAQRRIAEEYDKVEWVGTDKSICGCSLRRTYGLPCACELGQYKLMGEPIPLDSVHIQWRKLSMECELTQDTEDGSELDMSTEMNALWKRFRSLDVIGKRVLKSKVRELAFPSTSSICPPPEKVKTKGRVKKSKGMKPDGYDVYRDPSYFEHVNATYGEDIGSQPSQSKKRQASQSKKHPSQSSHSSKNLLLTQFPDIIQPYIDDIFDVAADGNCGFRAIALLLGFGEECWSLVRKRLDQEIVSHVTPYDRLFTGRIKEVRDSLMISGLGVQPMDKWLSMPDMGYVIATTYNIILVTFGLTFSMTFFPMRGSHSGSTKNDRICCIGFVNGNHWVPLKMKDGFPMPDIAPGWKQYRTNEATSWAIAYTGRLQHWGYLLGRLSRVTQNPPTEPVEAMSLDEP; encoded by the exons GGTTGAGTCGGCTCACtggaaactgaagttaatgttagaaaatagcatgagtgatttgtgtaaatgttgggaggctatgaacaacatgataaggttacaacataaaagaatcagagcctcgtttcaaaaaagtttttatgatgaagagcatgAGCACAGAAATCCATTTTATCAGAGATTGAATACATTTGTATCAACAGAAGCTCAAAGACGTATTGCTGAAGAATACGACAAAGTTGAGTGGGTGGGTACTGACAAATCTATATGTGGGTGTTCTCTGAGAAGGACATACGGATTACCTTGTGCTTGTGAATTgggacaatataaattaatgggtgaaccaattcctctagattctgtgcatattcaatggagaaaattaagcatggaaTGTGAACTCACTCAAGACACAGAAGATGGATCAGAGTTGGATATGTCTACTGAGATGAATGCCTTATGGAAACGCTTTCGATCACTTGATGTTATTGGGAAACGAGTGTTGAAGAGTAAAGTGCGTGAACTTGCTTTTCCAAGTACAAGTTCAATATGTCCACCACCTGAAAAAGTCAAAACCAAAGGAAGAGTGAAGAAGAGTAAGGGTATGAAGCCAGatggatatgatgtatatcgagacccttcttactttgagcatgttaatgcaacatatggTGAAGATATTGGTTCCCAACCCTCTCaatcaaagaagagacaagcctctcaatcaaagaaacacCCCTCTCAGTCatctcattcttcaaaaaatttgttattgacACAATTTCCTGATATTATTCAGCcatacattgatgacatatttgacgtggcagctgatggaaattgtggttTTCGCGCTATTGCATTATTGCTTGGTTTCGGTGAAGAGTGTTGGTCTTTGGTCCGCAAGAGATTGGATCAAGAGATTGTTTCTCATGTAACTCCATATGATAGATTGTTCACAGGACGCATTAAAGAAGTAAGAGATTCGTTGATGATATCCGGCTTAGGTGTTCAACCCATGGATAAATGGTTGTCCATgcctgatatgggttacgtgatagcgacaacatataatattattcttgtcaCGTTCGGTCTGACATTTTCAATGACTTTCTTTCCTATGAGGGGTTCACATTCCggatcgacaaaaaatgatcgcatttgttgtattggttttgttaatgGAAATCACTGGGTTCcg ttAAAGATGAAAGATGGATTTCCAATGCCAGACATTGCACCAGGTTGGAAGCAATATCGTACCAATGAAGCAACTTCTTGGGCAATAGCATACACAGGCCGTCTACAACACTGGGGGTATTTATTAGGCCGGTTGTCACGTGTTACCCAAAATCCACCTACGGAACCCGTAGAGGCAATGTCTTTAGATGAaccttaa
- the LOC101512717 gene encoding FCS-Like Zinc finger 8-like isoform X2: protein MMMSPTSILDSKNFSGLKNPFWSETNSPRTPNCGEHKRCWDKLDSKPVGLGLVDVLVDEKNGEVNSKLENRTVLFGSQLKIQIPPFSPTTIFSSSSESESTFSRGEFSIKTGNSQLGSSYGSLSHSPMGKSSSGCENPVLEVETFNNTHGVFKGCLSASEMELSEDYTRVISHGPNPRTTHIFDNCIIESSCFEFDVGYSASAKESEYCFPCESFLSICFHCKKNLEQGKDIYMYRGEMAFCSHECRNQGMLFEEGMLKIGS, encoded by the exons ATGATGATGAGTCCTACTTCAATACTCGACAGTAAGAACTTTTCTGGTTTAAAGAACCCTTTTTGGTCTGAAACAAACAGTCCCAGAACACCAAACTGTGGTGAACACAAACGTTGTTGGGATAAATTGGATTCAAAACCGGTTGGTCTTGGTCTTGTTGATGTTCTTGTAGACGAAAAAAATGGTGAAGTTAATTCAAAACTAGAAAACAGAACTGTTCTGTTTGGATCTCAGTTGAAGATTCAGATTCCACCTTTTTCaccaacaacaatattttcttcttcatctgaaTCAGAATCAACTTTTTCAAGAGGTGAATTCAGCATCAAGACGGGAAATTCTCAATTGGGTTCTTCTTATGGAAGCTTATCACACTCTCCTATGGGAAAATCTTCATCTGGGTGTGAAAATCCAGTTCTTGAAGTTGAAACCTTTAATAATACTCATGGAGTATTCAAAGGGTGTCTTTCTGCAAGTGAAATGGAGCTTTCAGAAGATTATACACGTGTGATTTCACACGGGCCAAATCCAAGAACAACTCATATATTTGATAACTGCATAATTGAGAGTAGttgttttgaatttgatgttggATACTCTGCTTCTGCTAAAGAGAGTGAATATTGTTTTCCATGTGAAAGCTTTCTGAGTATATGTTTTCACTGTAAGAAGAATCTTGAGCAGGGTAAAGACATTTACATGTACAG GGGTGAGATGGCATTTTGCAGTCATGAATGCCGTAACCAAGGGATGCTGTTTGAAGAGGGGATGCTCAAAATTGGAAGCTAA
- the LOC101513475 gene encoding folate-biopterin transporter 1, chloroplastic isoform X1: MTCVYILSLIPLLPSKFPNFYTSNIRPTIVARSPQYRRITNRNSPGIEMSGTVPRSASAFRLNTDDSDSFLGSRTDFVAGAGKGDTLTTETDLEASSTSKTALRKNRYGTLFGVDLSPDTVAVAMVYFVQGVLGLARLAVSFYLKDDLHLDPAEAAVISGVSAFPWLVKPLYGFISDSIPLFGYRRRSYLVLSGLLGALSWSLMATSVDSKYSAAICILLGSLSVAFSDVVVDSMVVERARGESQSTSGSLQSLCWGSSAFGGIVSSYFSGSLLEAYGVRFVFGVTALLPLMTSAVAVLVKEQPMPGTARGQKNSFARPEFLESSKESIIQLWVSVRQPSIFLPTLFIFLWQATPHSDSAMFYFNTNSLGFTPEFLGRVKLVTSIASLLGVGLYNGFLKNVPLRKIFLATTILGSALGMTQVFLVTGLNRKFGISDEWFAIGDSLILTVLSQASFMPVLVLAARLCPEGMEATLFATLMSISNGGSVLGGLIGAGLTQVFGITKDRFDNLAVLIILCNLSSLLPLPLLGLLPGDNPDVNLKEDSEIEMKSN, encoded by the exons atgacttGTGTTTATATTTTGTCTTTAATACCGTTATTACCCTCCAAATTTCCCAATTTCTACACCTCCAACATACGCCCCACGATTGTCGCTCGTTCACCGCAATACCGCCGGATAACTAATCGGAATTCGCCGGGAATTGAAATGTCCGGCACCGTTCCGAGGTCGGCATCCGCTTTCCGACTTAACACCGATGATAGCGACTCATTCTTGGGTTCTCGAACCG ATTTTGTGGCAGGTGCAGGAAAAGGCGATACACTAACAACTGAGACAGATCTAGAAGCTTCCTCCACTAGTAAAACTGCTCTTCGAAAGAACAGATATGGTACATTGTTTGGGGTTGATTTATCCCCTGATACTGTTGCTGTTGCGATGGTATACTTTGTTCAAGGTGTTTTAGGACTTGCAAGGTTGGCTGTCAGCTTTTATTTAAAGGATGATTTGCATCTGGATCCTGCTGAG GCAGCTGTGATTTCTGGTGTTTCTGCATTTCCATGGCTTGTCAAACCTCTCTATGGTTTTATTAG CGATTCTATCCCTCTTTTTGGTTATCGGAGAAGGTCATACCTAGTTTTATCAGGGCTGCTTGGTGCACTCTCATGGAGTCTGATGGCTACTTCTGTTGACAGCAAATATAGTGCTGCTATTTGCATACTTCTTGGATCTCTTTCTGTTGCTTTCTCGGATGTT GTTGTAGATTCAATGGTTGTGGAGAGGGCACGTGGTGAGTCACAAAGCACTTCTGGATCTCTTCAATCTTTATGTTGGGGCTCTTCTGCTTTTGGTGGAATTGTGAGCTCCTACTTCAGTGGGTCTTTGCTGGAGGCATATGGAGTAAG GTTTGTTTTTGGTGTCACAGCATTGCTTCCACTGATGACATCTGCTGTTGCTGTTCTTGTAAAAGAACAACCTATGCCTGGTACAGCAAGAGGGCAAAAAAATTCATTTGCCAGGCCCGAGTTTTTGGAAAGTTCAAAAGAGAGCATTATTCAGCTGTGGGTTTCTGTACGACAGCCCAGTATTTTTCTTCCaactttgtttattttcttgtGGCAAGCAACTCCGCACTCTGACTCTGCTATGTTCTACTTTAA CACAAATTCTCTTGGTTTTACCCCTGAGTTTTTAGGACGTGTCAAGCTCGTTACCTCCATTGCGTCTCTGCTTGGTGTTGGACTTTATAACGGATTTCTGAAGAATGTTCCTTTGCGGAAAATATTTCTTGCGACTACCATTTTAGGTTCTGCTCTTGGAATGACTCAG GTTTTCCTGGTTACCGGACTAAACCGGAAGTTTGGAATAAGCGATGAGTGGTTTGCAATTGGTGATTCATTAATTCTCACTGTTTTGAGTCAG GCTTCTTTCATGCCCGTTCTTGTGCTAGCAGCAAGATTATGTCCTGAGGGGATGGAGGCAACTCTTTTTGCAACTCTCATGTCTATATCTAATGGAGGGAGTGTTCTTGGGGGATTGATAGGTGCAGGCCTGACTCAAGTATTTGGAATTACCAAGGACAGATTTGATAACTTGGCAGTTTTGATAATCCTCTGCAATCTTAGCTCATTATTGCCTCTGCCACTTCTTGGCCTTCTCCCTGGTGACAATCCTGATGTGAATCTGAAGGAAGATTCTGAAATTGAGATGAAATCTAATTAA